One part of the Ziziphus jujuba cultivar Dongzao chromosome 2, ASM3175591v1 genome encodes these proteins:
- the LOC132799061 gene encoding nuclear pore complex protein NUP98B-like, which translates to MFGFTNNPFFGQSSSSPFGSHSSNATANNGFGGQTGSSTIFGGNSSTGVFGVAQSSSSSSSPAFGAHESTTPTTTTFGCSGGGQRGGGSRMTCYAPTTPEPDNGGAVALGMLVSISAMPVYKHKSHEELRWDDYQLGDKGGAVPVVEKLESIPAMPFHKDKSHEELRWDNYQSRDKGADTSSSRINFPSPTLTLGQTSTPSLFPNLNAPKQQSPGSFTTSLQFPPSTASPSSSSSFEQSVITPTPTPVQGSIPSFEFNSSIFNPSSTTSIGPRPLPLNAAQSSSSTTQSNFLSASSPTLAGQTSSTLFSNLYSPKTQHGSFTNHSFTTSVEFPYSSSPSTSVSPSTFVSSSPTSLIVQSIGPTTTSIFNPSTTSFGKTTSSFRPTTTSSFVPSKIFHSDYPSTGLVNMFWGTPSVSTNMFSSTPSLSASSPSQSLIFGENNFEQLSATKSSAVIQPNPTPVATNPFGTLPAMPQMSINDHGVQYGISSMPVLDKPAVAAPARISSSLTSQLHLSQRRTRWMPATKYHPKNDGRPKFPFFSVIVDEETDYIPKELVICPRDNPRAFITCQLNSTFDKASPIKDATCTPMEENGNSFEAASAIVVYEHGAADIDALMPKLRPGSDYYTEPGIQELATKETSGRGFCCHVKDFVIGRHGYGSIKFLGETDVRRLDMESLVRFNNREVIVYMDDSFLWRSGLFNPQIPYGLLLAQVLLKIIFAIRDRVVIIFLAWD; encoded by the exons atgttTGGTTTTACGAATAACCCTTTTTTTGGGCAGTCATCTAGTAGTCCATTTGGGTCCCACTCGAGCAATGCTACAGCCAATAATGGTTTTGGTGGTCAAACAGGCAGTTCCACCATATTCGGTGGTAATTCATCAACTGGTGTTTTTGGTGTAGCccaatcttcatcttcttcttcttcaccagcTTTTGGAGCCCATGAGTCCAcaacaccaacaacaacaacatttgGTTGTTCTGGTGGTGGCCAACGTGGTGGGGGAAGCCGAATGACATGTTATGCACCAACAACACCTGAACCAGATAATGGTGGAGCAGTAGCACTAGGAATGTTAGTGTCAATATCAGCCATGCCTGTTTATAAACATAAAAGCCATGAGGAGCTGAGATGGGACGACTATCAGTTGGGAGATAAAGGTGGAGCAGTACCAGTAGTAGAAAAGTTAGAGTCAATACCAGCCATGCCTTTTCATAAAGATAAAAGCCACGAGGAGCTGCGATGGGATAACTATCAGTCGCGAGATAAAGGTGCTGATACTTCGTCTTCTCGGATAAACTTTCCTTCACCAACATTAACATTGGGTCAAACATCAACTCCATCTCTGTTTCCCAATTTAAATGCTCCAAAGCAGCAGTCTCCAGGTAGTTTTACAACTTCACTACAATTTCCTCCCTCCACTgcatctccatcatcatcatcatcatttgaGCAATCAGTGATTACTCCTACTCCTACTCCAGTTCAAGGATCAATCCCTTCATTTGAATTCAATTCTAGCATCTTCAACCCCTCCTCTACAACTTCAATTGGACCACGTCCCCTCCCACTCAATGCTGCTCAGTCGTCTTCATCGACTACACAGTCAAACTTCCTTTCGGCTTCTTCACCAACATTAGCTGGTCAAACATCTTCAACTCTGTTCTCTAATCTATATTCTCCAAAAACTCAACATGGTAGTTTTACAAATCATAGTTTTACAACTTCAGTAGAATTTCCATACAGTTCGTCTCCATCAACATCTGTTTCACCATCGACATTTGTTTCATCAAGCCCAACGTCGTTGATTGTGCAATCAATTGGACCAACTACAACTAGTATCTTCAATCCCTCTACAACTTCATTTGGAAAAACTACCTCTTCTTTTAGGCCAACTACAACTTCTTCCTTTGTCCCATCAAAAATATTCCACAGTGACTATCCTTCTACTGGATTGGTAAACATGTTCTGGGGCACTCCATCAGTAAGTACTAACATGTTTTCAAGCACTCCATCACTAAGTGCTTCTTCACCCTCCCAATCTCtaatttttggtgagaataacTTTGAACAATTGTCTGCCACTAAAAGCTCTGCTGTTATACAGCCAAACCCAACACCAGTTGCAACAAATCCATTTGGCACACTACCAGCAATGCCTCAAATGTCAATTAATGATCATGGAGTTCAATATGGAATATCTAGCATGCCTGTATTAGACAAACCTGCTGTTGCAGCTCCTGCTAgaatatcatcatcattaacTTCTCAACTACACTTATCACAAAGGCGGACCAGGTGGATGCCTGCAACCAAATATCATCCTAAGAATGATGGTCGTCCAAAGTTTCCATTTTTCAGTGTTATTGTTGATGAAGAAACAGACTACATACCAAAAGAACTTGTCATTTGTCCGAGGGATAACCCAAGAGCATTTATCACTTGTCAGTTGAATTCGACTTTTGACAAGGCATCCCCGATAAAGGATGCTACTTGTACACCAATGGAGGAGAATGGAAATAGTTTTGAAGCTGCTTCTGCTATTGTGGTGTATGAGCATGGTGCTGCAGATATTGATGCATTAATGCCAAAGCTGCGACCAGGCTCTGACTACTATACAGAGCCAGGAATCCAAGAATTGGCAACCAAGGAAACCAGCGGCAGAGGATTCTGCTGTCACGTCAAGGATTTTGTGATCGGACGACATGGTTATGGTAGCATCAAATTCTTGGGTGAGACAGATGTGAGAAGGCTTGATATGGAGTCGCTAGTTCGGTTCAACAACCGGGAGGTGATTGTTTACATGGACGATTCGTTTTTGT GGCGTAGTGGGCTTTTCAATCCCCAAATACCATATGGACTTCTGTTAGCACAAGttttgttgaaaattatttttgctataaGAGACCGTGTGGTGATTATCTTTCTTGCTTGGGATTGA